TTATCCCCCTCTTCCTGCCTAGAAGCCTCAGTTGACCCTTCACATGCACCCTCTGTGCTTTCCCAGATGCAGGTGGCTGGGGAGCTGAAGGCAGAGCCCCGGAGTCCGCTGGTTGGGATGGTGGCTACCTTGATGGCTGTCCTCGGGTTAGGTGGCTCCTGCTATGCTGTATGGAAGATGGTGAAGCAGCGGCAGCCATCGCAGGCCCCGTGACGAGGCAGGTCGCCTCTCACCCAGGCTTGGAGGTGATTCAGGGGAGGAGGCTGCAATATCCGAACCCCACTTTTTCCCCTTGGGGGTTAATCTNGGCCATCGCTGGATCCTATTCCCCAGTTTTATGCTGTACCTAGCTAGACTCCAGCCCAGATTCAAAGAAGCAGGCGGAGGANACCCATTCCAAAGCNGCACCTAGTAGGGAGTAGACATCTTGGCCCAGAAACCCCTGGGTAAGGGAAGTTAGTATNGGAGGTGCGCCCTCTTGTCCAGGTCCTTTATTTTGGGCAGAACATCCAGAAGAGAGTATCTCCGCAAACCGGAAATCCAAAATACACACGATCAGCCTGNCCGATGAACCACACTGCCCATGGGCAGTTCCTCTGCCCTGCATCCTTAGGCCACTCAGGTGGACGTGTCCATCTCCGGGATATCAGTGGACACTTCCGTGGGCACGCCCAGCCGCTGGGGTTGCACATACGAGCCCATGCCTGCTGCCCTCTCAGCCTCTTCCTGACTGTAGGGTTCGACACTCAGCTGCTTCAGCCTGGGAGAAAGAAGAGTAGGAGATCGGAGCTCACCGAGTGCAAAATCTTCCCGCATGGCACCCGTCCACCAGTCCTCTACTGACCCCCTCGTACCTTTTCTTGTGGTCTTTGGATCGGAAGTGGGTTTTCAGGTTGGCTGAATCGATGAAGTACCTCCTGCAGGGATGTAGGGTGAGGGAAAGAGTGAAGGGGTGAGGTCTCTCGGGTATGCCTACCTCCCTGGCCCTAGCTCGTTCCCGGACATCCGATTCTGAGCCCGAAGTGATGAGAGGCGGGTTGACCCACGGATCCCAAGACAGACCCTGCTAGCGGCTCGCGGCCCGGACCTCGCTGCCCCTGGCTGGTCCCTCAGACCCTGCTCCTCCCCAGGCTGGACTCACGCGCAAGCCAGACAGCGGTGCAGGCCGCCCCCTGGCAGGTCCGGGTCGGGCTCTGCGTCCCGCTCGGGCTTGGGCCGCGGGAGCCCCTGCGGCCTCAGCTCGCGATGAATCTCATCCAGATCCGGCCGCCNCTTCTTGGCCTTCATCTGGCGGGCTAAGGAATGTGCTCGGTGCGCGCCGGTCCGCCGAGAGCGACCCATGATCAgagagacacacgcacacacaaaaccGAGAAACAGGGAGTCGGAGAAGCCCCACACGTGTTGGCGCTTCCGGGCCGCCTAGTGACGTCACGAGAGGCCCGCCCGGGGGCGGAGCGGGATTGGACCGACTGCCTCTGATGACGTCACGGCCGGGTTGACCGTTTGAGCGTCCCCAGGTGGTCGTCGATGATAGTGACTGAGCTCTGGCGGGGCGTGAGCGGGCCTGGGGGAGCCCGTCCCACTCTTCTGCCCGCCCCATCATCACTTGCCGGTTTCCACACCCCGAATTTCAGTGGTAGGGGATGCTTTTAACGTCTCTGGACGGCACTGATGCTTGTGCCATGAATAAATTACTTCATAAATGAGAATTAGTGTGGAATCATGGATGGGTCACCCAGAGATACCCCTAGGTTCTAACAAAGAGCCTGGTTCCCCTCACCCACCCCCCACTGGCGTTTCATTTTACATCTCTcctctgttccccctcccccactctcaaGCAAATTGCTGGGGCAAAAAGCGGAAAATTGTTTCACAAAGAATCGACCACCTAAGGGGTCTGTCCTTAAAGAGTGCTCAGCTCTTTCTACAAAAAGAGCTTTTTGTCTGagttggttggttgcttgtttgcttggtttCAGAACTGGGATTGGTGTCCAGGGCTTCATATAATCCAGACAGGCGGTCTAAGAGAGGAGTTTGGGGTGGGGCGCCACATCCCTAGCCCAGGAGGAAATGTCCCtagaagccccccccccagctttgctttctttctgtatgtCCAGGCTCGTGGGGAGGACTGGCAGGAAAGGGAAAATGACCAAGAAATGGTGCCTTTGCTCATCTTGGCCTGGTGCCTCTCAGGCTagccagagccagctctactATATGGGGGCAGAGGACCTCAGCAATAATTCAGAGTTCTGGCTCTTTGGAACCAGTTGCCAGGAAACAGGGAGTGAGGCATGTGCATCCCTGGGGAAAACAGGTTTCTAGGTCAGACCCGCAGTGAAATGGAAGCCCAGGGTGCTGACCGGAGGCCTGGGATCTTCAGACTCCAGCTCATGAGGACTGGGGAGACATAGGGTGGGACCCTGATGAGGGCTCAGCTAGAATGGCAGTGATCACAGGATGCATAGGTATGGCTCCTGGACTCAAGACTTTGAGTGGAAAACTTTTTCTACAGCTATTGAACTGCCATCAGTATTCCCAACTGCAGGCAGGAAAATGGACTCTCCAAAAAGCTGACTTTATTAACTTTGCCCAATTTGGGTCAAGACTTGGGGCTGAAATGGCACAAGCCTGCCCCAACCTCAGAATCAGTGGGATCAGGTTTACCTGCCTGGCACCGTGCCAGCTGCGGAGACTGATTCATCTTTCATGAAGTCACCGGATCCGGGGGACAGGCTCCTTGGTTCTTCCAAGTTTCTGGAACCACAGCCACTGGTGCCCACTGAGCTACCAGCCACCTGTGCCTGGGTGCCAGGCCCCTTTCCCCTGCAGCCATGAACCAAGCCTTTTGGAAAACTTACAAGTCCAAAGTGCTACAGACGCTGAGTGGAGAGCCTGAAGAGGACTTGGCAGAGGAGGTGGGTACCGTCCGTATtttctaggacagacagacagacagccaagGTAGGGAGTGTGGAGAGCATTAAATCGGCTGGGGAAGAAGACCATTGTAGGTGGGATTCTGAACAGCACAGCGCAATGACAGAGATGTTCAAGAAAATGAGGGAGAGCTAGGGCCACGAGGGAAGCAGTCGCTGACTCCAAGGATCTCATGAGCTGCCATGCGATAAAGATCGTTCCAACGCCAACTGGCAGTAAACACAAAAGTATGTTATGCTTTATACAGCTTTCTAGTGGACACAGCTAAACAAAAGTGGGATCCCTTGCCTGGAGAGTAGTGAGCTCCTGTTTATGGAAGTAGGGAGTGGCTCTCACGCGGACCACAGAAGCAGCACCTGATCAAGGCTGTACTTGGTTGTGAGGGCGAGGGCAGAGAGGACTTTGAAGCTAAGACCATTTACGTCTAGAAGTTGTAGTAAATGGCGGTTACACAAGTAGATGTGGCAAGGGGCAGGGACTAGCCCCGGCAAGGGGGGTGGATAAACCTATGACTGGACAGGTGGGTGTCCAAGGCTGGCTTTCTATGGAGGTGTCAGCAAGAGAATGCTACACTTAGTGTCTCTGTGGACGGTCCGGTGCAGATATGGACTGGATTTAGTGAGTTTCCATGGAAGTGTGTTTTGAGCAGGATTCTGTGCCTGCATGCTTTCATGTGGGCGTTTCCAGGGGGTATGTTTGGTTGGTAGAGACAGTTGGAGGATTGTGCATAGGTCTCTGTTTAGCCAGCTTCCTGCAGGAGAAAACACAGGAATGCACACCCGTGTGTAATACAGGGGGAGAGGTCTAGCCACAAAGACGCATGTGTGTCTGTAGTAGCACACATAGTGTGCCGTTGTCCGAGGTTTTGAGTGTGCCCTTGTCCGAGGTTTTGAGTTCGTTCAGATGTGTTTGGGAGTGGGCAGATGTAAGTGCTCAAGGGTATCTGCAGAGATTTACCATGCAGTCCTGCGTATGCGAGCAGAGGCATGATGTGTACCTGCG
Above is a window of Mus pahari chromosome 6, PAHARI_EIJ_v1.1, whole genome shotgun sequence DNA encoding:
- the Znf593 gene encoding zinc finger protein 593 yields the protein MGRSRRTGAHRAHSLARQMKAKKXRPDLDEIHRELRPQGLPRPKPERDAEPDPDLPGGGLHRCLACARYFIDSANLKTHFRSKDHKKRLKQLSVEPYSQEEAERAAGMGSYVQPQRLGVPTEVSTDIPEMDTST